In Bythopirellula goksoeyrii, a single window of DNA contains:
- the hisS gene encoding histidine--tRNA ligase, with the protein MPERIQPRTLKGFRDYLPSAMIPREWLIDTARRVYRSYGFSPIDTPALEYLEILTGKGSDETDKQLYRFADHGGRDVGLRFDLTVPLARFAAQHIQELGTPFKRYHIANVWRGENTQRGRYREFMQCDFDTIGTESNSADIEMALVVHDLFNAIGIERFTIHVNNRRVLNGLLEKLGLVEQSTSVLRALDKLAKAGAEVVAKELSTTAGASEDQVRDILKLAALEGDNNQILAQLESLLSGSETGERGLAELTEMSNALSAVGVDSKRFCIDVGIARGLDYYTGTVLETFLDDLPAIGSVCSGGRYDNLAEVYTKQHLPGVGASLGLDRLLSALEELGTLEGNSTPAPVFLPFFDADRRNDYLRLADQVRRAGIGVEFFPEPKKLGKQLQYADRRGFRVALVMGVDEFASGQCQVKDLASGGSKTVSTASDAALVVAEIQQILSQ; encoded by the coding sequence ATGCCAGAACGTATCCAGCCTCGCACATTAAAAGGGTTTCGGGATTATCTCCCGTCCGCGATGATTCCGCGCGAGTGGCTCATCGACACGGCCCGGCGCGTGTATCGCTCTTATGGATTTAGTCCGATCGATACTCCGGCTCTAGAGTATCTGGAGATTCTTACAGGCAAGGGAAGCGACGAGACCGACAAGCAGCTTTATCGGTTCGCCGACCATGGTGGGCGCGACGTAGGGCTACGGTTTGACCTCACGGTCCCCTTAGCACGATTTGCCGCCCAGCATATCCAGGAACTCGGCACACCCTTCAAGCGGTACCACATCGCCAACGTCTGGCGGGGTGAGAACACTCAGCGTGGCCGCTATCGTGAATTCATGCAGTGTGATTTCGACACGATCGGCACGGAATCGAACTCCGCCGATATCGAAATGGCGCTCGTCGTACATGATCTCTTTAATGCGATCGGTATCGAGCGATTCACGATTCATGTCAACAATCGCCGGGTGCTCAATGGATTGCTGGAAAAGCTAGGACTCGTAGAACAATCGACCTCCGTGCTGCGGGCATTGGACAAGTTGGCCAAGGCAGGTGCGGAAGTCGTCGCGAAGGAATTATCCACGACGGCGGGGGCAAGTGAGGATCAGGTCCGCGACATCCTCAAGCTTGCGGCTCTCGAAGGAGACAACAACCAGATTCTCGCGCAGCTTGAGTCGCTGCTCAGCGGAAGTGAAACGGGGGAGCGAGGGCTTGCGGAGCTCACTGAGATGAGTAACGCGCTCTCAGCCGTCGGAGTAGATAGCAAGCGTTTTTGCATCGATGTCGGCATTGCCCGGGGACTCGACTACTACACCGGCACGGTGCTAGAAACTTTTCTCGATGACCTGCCGGCGATCGGCAGCGTCTGCAGCGGCGGGCGCTACGACAATTTGGCGGAAGTGTACACCAAGCAGCATCTGCCTGGTGTCGGTGCTTCGTTGGGTCTCGACCGGTTGCTTTCAGCGCTAGAAGAACTGGGCACACTCGAAGGAAACTCAACCCCCGCGCCAGTGTTCTTGCCATTTTTCGATGCCGACCGGCGCAACGACTACCTGCGGCTTGCGGACCAAGTGCGACGCGCGGGCATTGGTGTCGAATTCTTTCCCGAACCCAAGAAACTTGGCAAGCAACTCCAGTATGCCGACCGGCGCGGCTTCCGCGTGGCACTCGTGATGGGGGTTGACGAATTCGCGTCCGGGCAATGTCAGGTCAAAGATCTGGCATCAGGAGGTAGCAAGACTGTCTCTACGGCTAGCGACGCTGCCTTAGTCGTTGCAGAAATACAGCAAATTCTTTCCCAGTGA
- a CDS encoding HYExAFE family protein, with product MAKRNNHYELAFEAYLREQRVAYVAVDEQRRSLIDQGSLKNLDFIVSPSDSVSLLVDVKGRQFPSGQKQKQYWRNWSTWDDLVSMARWQEKMGAASMALLVFAYEIVGNRSPLGPEKLFHFRQRSYAFLAVRVADYIHFSRQLSAKWETVSMSAPLFRQAAIPLDEILGQARCANSREPVGFAAVSD from the coding sequence ATGGCCAAGCGCAATAATCATTATGAACTTGCCTTCGAGGCCTACCTTCGTGAGCAGCGTGTGGCTTATGTGGCGGTCGATGAGCAGCGGCGGAGTCTTATTGATCAGGGTTCGCTCAAGAATCTTGATTTCATTGTCTCCCCGTCGGACAGCGTCTCGCTTTTGGTCGACGTGAAAGGTCGGCAGTTCCCTTCGGGCCAGAAGCAGAAACAATATTGGCGTAACTGGTCTACCTGGGACGACTTGGTGAGCATGGCTCGTTGGCAAGAGAAAATGGGGGCGGCGAGCATGGCACTGTTGGTGTTCGCCTACGAGATCGTTGGCAACCGCTCCCCGCTCGGCCCGGAAAAGCTCTTCCATTTTCGCCAGCGGAGCTACGCTTTCCTGGCAGTGCGGGTTGCCGACTACATCCACTTTTCCCGCCAGTTATCCGCCAAATGGGAGACCGTGAGCATGTCCGCCCCACTCTTTCGCCAGGCTGCGATTCCTCTGGACGAGATTCTGGGGCAAGCCCGCTGCGCTAATTCCCGAGAACCGGTTGGCTTCGCGGCAGTGAGCGATTAG
- a CDS encoding DegT/DnrJ/EryC1/StrS family aminotransferase: protein MASPTVASTPVPMLDVNRQNAPLQDEIQVAIAEVCASGAFVHGPACQEFEDAVARYCGVQHAVGCASGSDALLLALMALEIGPGDEVVLPSFTFFATASAVTRLGATPVFADILPATFNIDPDDVMRKISPRTKAILPVHLFGQCADMEAIKRIAHEAGELPVIEDAAQAIGAEFAGRRAGSLGTVGCFSFYPTKNLGGVGDGGMLTTNDDRLASRLRILRDHGQHPRYHHSLVGLNSRLDSLQAAVLSVKLKRLDDWAESRRSNAERYRSELGRCGLAKSLTLPEVAPNCSSVWNQYTVRVGDGQRDALQKHLAAKQIGSAVYYPIPLHLQECFSSLGYQRGTLPMTEQACQEVLSLPIYGELTEKEQNQVITALAKFFGIAAAVTSDQCAA, encoded by the coding sequence ATGGCATCCCCTACCGTAGCTAGCACGCCGGTCCCCATGCTCGATGTGAATCGGCAGAATGCACCGCTTCAAGACGAAATTCAGGTCGCGATTGCTGAAGTATGTGCCAGCGGGGCGTTTGTCCACGGGCCAGCATGCCAAGAGTTTGAAGACGCCGTGGCACGCTATTGTGGGGTGCAACATGCCGTTGGTTGTGCATCGGGAAGTGATGCCCTGCTGCTCGCCTTAATGGCACTGGAAATCGGTCCGGGAGACGAGGTGGTGCTGCCGAGTTTTACGTTCTTCGCCACTGCCAGTGCTGTAACTCGCCTGGGGGCCACACCGGTGTTTGCCGATATTCTCCCGGCGACGTTCAACATCGATCCCGATGACGTGATGCGCAAGATCTCTCCTCGCACCAAGGCGATCCTGCCGGTTCACCTGTTTGGTCAATGTGCCGATATGGAAGCGATCAAGCGAATTGCCCACGAAGCGGGTGAGCTTCCGGTAATCGAAGACGCGGCCCAGGCGATCGGCGCTGAGTTTGCCGGACGCCGCGCGGGTTCACTGGGAACGGTAGGATGCTTCTCTTTTTATCCGACCAAAAACCTAGGCGGGGTAGGGGATGGTGGCATGCTGACCACCAACGATGATCGCCTAGCCAGCCGACTACGGATCTTGCGTGATCATGGCCAGCACCCGCGCTACCACCATTCGCTGGTGGGACTCAACAGTCGTCTCGATTCGCTGCAAGCGGCCGTGCTCAGTGTGAAACTCAAACGACTCGACGATTGGGCGGAAAGCCGTCGAAGCAATGCCGAGCGCTATCGGAGCGAGCTTGGCCGCTGCGGACTGGCAAAATCATTAACGCTGCCCGAGGTAGCTCCCAATTGCAGCTCGGTGTGGAACCAGTACACCGTTCGCGTAGGCGATGGACAGCGAGATGCCTTGCAGAAGCACCTGGCCGCAAAGCAAATCGGCTCAGCCGTGTATTACCCGATTCCATTGCACCTGCAAGAATGTTTCTCTTCGTTAGGCTACCAGCGCGGCACCCTGCCGATGACCGAGCAGGCATGTCAGGAAGTGCTGAGTCTGCCTATCTACGGGGAACTCACCGAGAAGGAGCAGAACCAGGTCATCACTGCGCTTGCTAAGTTCTTCGGAATTGCAGCAGCAGTCACGTCGGATCAGTGTGCTGCCTGA
- a CDS encoding chalcone isomerase family protein — protein sequence MKSQKHWLVVALFFLMSGNLAGAAALPDSLKIGDTPLLLNGSGARTKYLMEMYVGGLYLKQPNTNPVAILAADELMAIRLQITSGLVSQEKMVAAINEGFQNSTGGQTAAIEAEIQKFRLCFRDKIVKGDVFDIVYTPGKGVLVVKNGKLQGVVPGLAFKQAVFGIWLSDRPADSNLRVAMLQGRK from the coding sequence ATGAAAAGTCAAAAGCATTGGCTGGTTGTCGCTCTATTCTTCTTGATGTCAGGCAATCTTGCAGGCGCCGCCGCGCTGCCAGATAGCCTGAAGATCGGGGATACTCCTTTGTTGCTCAATGGGAGTGGGGCACGCACAAAATACCTGATGGAGATGTACGTTGGTGGGCTCTATCTGAAGCAGCCTAACACCAATCCAGTGGCAATCCTCGCCGCGGACGAGCTGATGGCGATTCGCTTGCAGATCACCTCGGGCTTGGTAAGCCAGGAGAAAATGGTTGCCGCTATCAACGAAGGCTTTCAGAATTCCACGGGAGGCCAGACGGCAGCCATTGAAGCCGAAATCCAGAAATTTCGCCTTTGCTTTCGAGACAAGATCGTCAAAGGGGACGTATTTGATATCGTCTACACCCCAGGCAAAGGGGTTCTCGTGGTGAAGAATGGTAAGCTGCAAGGCGTGGTTCCAGGTTTGGCATTCAAACAAGCCGTGTTTGGAATCTGGCTCTCTGACAGACCGGCCGACTCAAACCTCCGCGTCGCGATGCTGCAAGGGCGGAAGTGA
- a CDS encoding peptidoglycan recognition protein family protein encodes MKLLILASILVCSTAHVVAEVVPKPEILPRSAWEALPEDNRLEVLKPNGKVKHISVHHTAVDKLRGNGTPEAELRIIQRGHRDENHWGDIAYHHLIAPDGRIFAGRSTKHAPNSGTRYQSESQWREAPIFTEEEVARDPQNLGVGGTKSLPESATGPRPGHVAGHVTICLLGNFMEAEPTDAAKQSFIQLAAYLLQEHQLTISDLWLHREVAATLCPGNQFYAWLREYPQGERYSLGPGLKSVQALLER; translated from the coding sequence GATCTTGCCCCGTTCAGCTTGGGAGGCCCTTCCTGAGGACAATCGACTGGAAGTATTGAAGCCCAACGGAAAGGTAAAACATATTAGTGTGCATCACACGGCAGTCGATAAACTTCGGGGCAATGGTACCCCTGAGGCCGAGCTACGGATTATCCAACGCGGCCATCGGGACGAGAACCACTGGGGCGACATTGCTTACCACCATCTGATTGCTCCCGATGGCCGTATCTTCGCAGGGCGTTCGACAAAGCATGCCCCGAACAGTGGCACCCGTTATCAGAGCGAATCCCAATGGCGTGAGGCCCCAATTTTCACGGAGGAGGAGGTGGCCCGTGACCCGCAAAATCTCGGCGTAGGAGGCACTAAATCGCTTCCCGAGAGTGCCACCGGACCAAGGCCGGGGCACGTGGCGGGACACGTCACAATCTGCTTGCTAGGAAATTTCATGGAGGCGGAGCCGACCGACGCAGCTAAGCAATCTTTTATCCAACTGGCTGCCTACTTGCTGCAAGAACACCAGTTGACGATCTCCGATCTTTGGTTGCACCGCGAAGTGGCCGCGACTTTGTGCCCTGGCAACCAATTCTACGCCTGGTTACGCGAATACCCTCAAGGGGAGCGCTATTCATTGGGACCAGGACTCAAAAGTGTGCAAGCGCTACTGGAACGCTGA